One stretch of Sander vitreus isolate 19-12246 chromosome 16, sanVit1, whole genome shotgun sequence DNA includes these proteins:
- the ccng2 gene encoding cyclin-G2 — protein sequence MDAFKLMKELRVNYEQEAHYLPKETGLSLIESTTEDDSRISAKCRDAKVEDLWSLTSFFGYSTQTFVLAVNLLDRFLAMIRIQPKHLSCVSVSCLHMAAKVTEEECNLAPTGDLIRIGQCRFTVSDLCRMEKIVAEKLNFKSKAITALTFLHLYHRIALSHSTDRKEKLSLEKLEAQLKACLCRISFSKAKPSVLALSLLRQEIEGVQSEDMLEIAYHIQRHLKITDGELLLWSERVGRCLSDYASPECSKPNHKKLQWIVSRRTAQNLHSYRVVPELPTIPEGCWDESESEDSCEDMMSSGEESLSSSLGSDAEGPFFPLHLRRQKHCQPLHT from the exons ATGGACGCCTTCAAGCTGATGAAGGAACTAAGGGTGAATTATGAGCAGGAGGCACATTATCTCCCTAAAGAGACGGGGCTGAGCCTCATTGAGTCCACAACAGAG GATGACAGTCGGATCTCGGCCAAGTGCAGAGATGCCAAAGTGGAGGACCTGTGGAGTCTGACCAGCTTCTTCGGTTACAGCACGCAGACCTTTGTCCTGGCTGTTAACCTGCTGGACAGATTCCTGGCCATGATTAGG ATCCAGCCAAAGCACCTGTCCTGCGTCAGCGTCAGCTGCCTCCACATGGCGGCCAAAGTGACGGAGGAGGAGTGCAACCTGGCGCCCACCGGTGATCTCATCCGCATCGGACAGTGCAGGTTCACTGTGTCCGACCTCTGCCGCATGGAGAAGATCGTTGCCGAGAAGCTCAACTTCAAGTCCAAAGCCATCACTGCCTTAACTTTTCTGCACTTGTACCACCGGATAGCACTTTCCCACTCCACAGACAG GAAGGAGAAACTGAGCCTAGAGAAGCTGGAAGCTCAACTCAAAGCCTGCCTGTGCCGGATCTCCTTCTCTAAAGCAAAG CCGTCCGTCCTAGCCTTGTCTCTCCTGAGGCAGGAGATCGAAGGCGTTCAGTCGGAGGACATGTTGGAAATAGCCTATCACATCCAGAGACACCTAAAG ATTACGGACGgcgagctgctgctctggagTGAGCGTGTGGGTCGGTGTCTGTCGGACTACGCCTCCCCTGAATGCAGCAAACCCAATCACAAGAAGCTGCAGTGGATCGTGTCGCGACGGACTGCCCAGAACCTGCACAGCTACCGCGTCGTCCCTGAGTTGCCCACCATCCCAGAGGGCTGCTGGGATGAGAGCGAGAG TGAGGACTCCTGTGAGGACATGATGAGCTCCGGTGAGGAGTCTCTCAGCAGTTCCCTGGGCAGCGACGCTGAAGGGCCCTTCTTTCCTCTGCACCTCCGCCGCCAAAAACACTGCCAACCCCTCCACACCTGA